A genomic segment from Spinacia oleracea cultivar Varoflay chromosome 3, BTI_SOV_V1, whole genome shotgun sequence encodes:
- the LOC110783504 gene encoding probable potassium transporter 17 isoform X1, translated as MLPSFDGKIPSSSSSSSSSSSQPMPLSNIFVDSGSRAHLPNPIPVGKQSRWHTLVVAYKTLGVVFGGLVTSPLYVYPSMPLKSPTEEDYLGIYSIMFWTLSLIGVIKYASIALKADDQGEGGTFALYSLLCRHMRIENLSARDADSSGVSDSEGQEKQSRLGKIFKKSVVARRVLLFISILGMCMLIGDGVLTPAISVLSAIEGIRAPFPKVSKSTVEALSAIILIFLFLLQKFGTSRVSFLFSPIMGMWTLTTPLVGIYSIIRHYPGVFKALSPHYILMFFSKNGKEGWQSLGGTILCITGSEALFADLGHFSRSSIQLAFLFTIYPSLVFTYAGQTAYLIKHPHDHEDGFYKFIPSQVYWPMFVIATLAAVVASQSLISATFSLVKQSVVLDYFPRVKVVHTSCSKEGEVYSPEINYILMILCVSVILIFGDGKDIGNAFGVVVSMVMLITTILLTLVMIVIWRTSPVLVFLFCFTFLTMESIYVSAVLIKIPEGGWIPFAISFILAFIMFGWYYGRQRKVDYELTHKINIDRLRVLLSDPGVQRVPGICFFYTNIQDGLTPVLGHYIKNMRSLHKVTIFTTLRYLLVPKVAPNERIIISKFDLKGIYGCIIQYGYADSLHLEGGNLVNQVIVCLQDFITHYSGHLSCDETGIQEELTNLEEAMNVGVVHVGGKTRFHIGQNCSWFDRIMLAFYEVMHSNCRSSLPALGVPLPQRMEVGMLYEA; from the exons ATGTTGCCAAGTTTTGATGGAAAAattccatcatcatcatcatcatcatcatcatcatcatcacaacCAATGCCCCTCTCTAACATTTTTGTTGATTCTGGTTCCAGAGCTCACCTTCCTAACCCTATCCCCGTTGGTAAG CAAAGCCGATGGCATACATTAGTCGTTGCATACAAGACATTGGGAGTGGTTTTTGGAGGATTAGTGACATCCCCACTTTATGTATATCCTTCAATGCCCTTGAAGTCTCCAACAGAAGAGGACTACTTGGGAATTTATAGTATTATGTTTTGGACTCTTAGCCTCATTGGGGTTATCAAGTATGCAAGCATTGCACTCAAAGCTGATGATCAAGGGGAAG GCGGAACATTTGCTCTATATTCATTACTTTGTAGGCACATGAGAATAGAAAATCTTTCTGCAAGAGATGCAGATTCTTCTGGAGTTTCAGATTCTGAGGGTCAAGAAAAGCAGAGTAGGCTTGGTAAAATATTTAAGAAAAGTGTGGTGGCTAGAAGGGTGTTGCTCTTTATCTCTATTCTGGGCATGTGTATGTTGATTGGCGATGGTGTACTTACTCCTGCAATCTCAG TGTTGTCTGCAATTGAAGGCATAAGAGCTCCTTTCCCTAAAGTAAGCAAAT CTACAGTTGAAGCTCTTTCGGCTATAATTCTCATATTTTTGTTTCTGCTACAAAAGTTTGGTACTTCACGTGTGAGCTTCCTTTTTTCCCCTATCATGGGTATGTGGACCTTGACTACTCCTCTGGTTGGGATTTACAGCATCATAAGACACTACCCAGGTGTATTCAAGGCTTTATCACCACATTACATTCTCATGTTTTTCTCCAAAAATGGGAAGGAAGGTTGGCAGTCTCTTGGTGGCACAATCCTCTGCATTACAG GATCTGAAGCCTTATTTGCTGATCTAGGTCATTTTAGCAGAAGTTCCATCCAG CTTGCATTTCTGTTCACTATATACCCATCCCTGGTTTTCACATATGCGGGGCAGACAGCTTATCTCATCAAACACCCCCATGATCATGAAGATGGATTTTACAAGTTCATACCAAGTCAGGTCTATTGGCCTATGTTTGTTATAGCTACGCTTGCAGCTGTTGTAGCTAGTCAATCGTTGATTTCAGCCACCTTTTCACTTGTCAAACAGTCTGTTGTGCTGGATTATTTTCCCCGTGTCAAAGTGGTGCACACTTCCTGTAGCAAAGAAGGCGAGGTTTACTCCCCAGAAATCAACTACATCCTCATGATTCTATGTGTTTCTGTCATACTTATCTTCGGAGATGGAAAAGACATTGGAAATGCCTTTG GTGTTGTTGTCAGTATGGTCATGCTTATAACTACCATACTTCTGACTCTGGTCATGATTGTAATCTGGAGAACCTCACCAGTATTAGTATTCCTATTCTGCTTTACATTTTTAACAATGGAAAGCATATATGTCAGTGCTGTATTGATCAAAATTCCAGAGGGTGGATGGATCCCTTTTGCGATTTCATTCATCCTTGCATTCATCATGTTCGGTTGGTACTATGGACGGCAAAGAAAGGTTGACTATGAGTTGACACACAAGATTAACATTGACAGACTCCGGGTACTATTATCTGATCCTGGTGTACAAAGGGTCCCTGGAATTTGCTTCTTCTACACCAATATTCAAGATGGCTTAACACCTGTGCTTGGACATTACATCAAAAACATGAGATCTCTTCATAAGGTCACTATTTTCACGACCCTACGATACTTATTGGTCCCAAAAGTTGCACCAAATGAGAGAATTATAATCAGCAAATTCGACCTGAAAGGGATTTATGGGTGCATAATTCAATACGGTTATGCAGATTCCTTGCATCTTGAAGGAGGAAACCTTGTGAATCAAGTAATTGTTTGCTTACAGGATTTTATAACACATTACTCTGGGCATTTGTCATGTGATGAAACGGGTATCCAAGAAGAGCTTACGAACTTGGAAGAAGCCATGAATGTTGGTGTTGTGCATGTTGGAGGGAAGACAAGGTTTCATATAGGTCAGAATTGTAGCTGGTTTGACAGAATTATGCTTGCATTTTATGAAGTCATGCACAGTAACTGTCGGTCTTCTCTGCCTGCTTTAGGAGTGCCACTTCCCCAGCGTATGGAAGTTGGTATGCTTTATGAGGCTTGA
- the LOC110783484 gene encoding uncharacterized protein, with protein sequence MAYTTKCCSSLGCWDLHNNLGFLNADILSSSYDDMENNNNNNNNNNNNAASSLMLQASDYDNYSSSFSNDLLSTGYLEDALFEFSVRFKRRRVMVSNSNSNSNSNNNTNDFGVNNYDNDHQFATHHHFDDLSCWSNLFANYDMQSEDQELSHATLLNHHGHMHCSLGEITEKPIMKEMYSEVVKIEETNTLLLEEAIARRTPKLMDSSSYSKHNNSFNSKSTSFAYNSDTNSTDSSSISVVTTDEEEKRKNNNNNNNNNNKTTTTTTTTRKMVYPFGLVKPGGKEGDITLKDINRRILMPPTRPLKHPVGDFACRPAVSPNGPGLSGKAVVALTKIQTQGRGTITIIRTKG encoded by the exons atggcaTACACTACTAAATGCTGTTCTTCCCTAGGTTGCTGGGATCTTCATAACAACCTTGGATTTCTCAACGCAGACATACTATCATCTTCTT ATGATGATAtggagaacaacaacaacaacaacaacaacaacaacaacaatgcagCATCATCATTGATGTTACAAGCTTCAGATTATGATAATTACTCCTCATCATTCTCTAATGATCTCCTATCCACGGGCTACCTTGAAGATGCTTTGTTCGAGTTTAGTGTTCGCTTTAAACGAAGGCGGGTTATGGTTTCTAATTCTAATTCTAATTCTAATtctaataataatactaatgaTTTTGGTGTTAATAATTATGATAATGATCACCAGTTTGCAACTCATCATCACTTTGATGATCTT agTTGTTGGAGTAACTTGTTTGCTAACTACGACATGCAATCAGAAGATCAAGAATTAAGCCATGCAACTTTGCTTAATCATCATGGTCACATGCATTGCTCTTTAG GGGAAATAACGGAGAAACCAATAATGAAGGAAATGTACTCGGAAGTAGTTAAAATTGAAGAAACAAACACATTACTACTAGAGGAAGCAATTGCAAGACGAACCCCAAAGCTTATGGACTCGTCTTCTTACTCCAAACACAACAATTCTTTCAACTCAAAGTCTACAAGCTTTGCTTACAACAGTGACACCAATTCCACAGATTCCTCTTCTATTTCTG TTGTTACAACAGATGAGGAAGAAAAGaggaaaaacaacaacaacaacaacaacaacaacaataaaacaacaacaacaacaacaacaacaagaaagaTGGTATACCCATTTGGGCTAGTGAAGCCAGGGGGAAAAGAAGGGGATATAACACTGAAAGACATAAACAGAAGGATATTAATGCCtccaactagaccccttaaacaTCCGGTGGGGGACTTTGCTTGCCGCCCTGCCGTGTCGCCTAACGGTCCCGGCTTATCCGGTAAGGCTGTGGTTGCCTTaacaaaaattcaaacccaaggTAGAGGCACCATCACCATTATTAGAACCAAAGGTTGA
- the LOC110783504 gene encoding probable potassium transporter 17 isoform X2: MEKFHHHHHHHHHHHHNQCPSLTFLLILVPELTFLTLSPLQSRWHTLVVAYKTLGVVFGGLVTSPLYVYPSMPLKSPTEEDYLGIYSIMFWTLSLIGVIKYASIALKADDQGEGGTFALYSLLCRHMRIENLSARDADSSGVSDSEGQEKQSRLGKIFKKSVVARRVLLFISILGMCMLIGDGVLTPAISVLSAIEGIRAPFPKVSKSTVEALSAIILIFLFLLQKFGTSRVSFLFSPIMGMWTLTTPLVGIYSIIRHYPGVFKALSPHYILMFFSKNGKEGWQSLGGTILCITGSEALFADLGHFSRSSIQLAFLFTIYPSLVFTYAGQTAYLIKHPHDHEDGFYKFIPSQVYWPMFVIATLAAVVASQSLISATFSLVKQSVVLDYFPRVKVVHTSCSKEGEVYSPEINYILMILCVSVILIFGDGKDIGNAFGVVVSMVMLITTILLTLVMIVIWRTSPVLVFLFCFTFLTMESIYVSAVLIKIPEGGWIPFAISFILAFIMFGWYYGRQRKVDYELTHKINIDRLRVLLSDPGVQRVPGICFFYTNIQDGLTPVLGHYIKNMRSLHKVTIFTTLRYLLVPKVAPNERIIISKFDLKGIYGCIIQYGYADSLHLEGGNLVNQVIVCLQDFITHYSGHLSCDETGIQEELTNLEEAMNVGVVHVGGKTRFHIGQNCSWFDRIMLAFYEVMHSNCRSSLPALGVPLPQRMEVGMLYEA; the protein is encoded by the exons ATGGAAAAattccatcatcatcatcatcatcatcatcatcatcatcacaacCAATGCCCCTCTCTAACATTTTTGTTGATTCTGGTTCCAGAGCTCACCTTCCTAACCCTATCCCCGTTG CAAAGCCGATGGCATACATTAGTCGTTGCATACAAGACATTGGGAGTGGTTTTTGGAGGATTAGTGACATCCCCACTTTATGTATATCCTTCAATGCCCTTGAAGTCTCCAACAGAAGAGGACTACTTGGGAATTTATAGTATTATGTTTTGGACTCTTAGCCTCATTGGGGTTATCAAGTATGCAAGCATTGCACTCAAAGCTGATGATCAAGGGGAAG GCGGAACATTTGCTCTATATTCATTACTTTGTAGGCACATGAGAATAGAAAATCTTTCTGCAAGAGATGCAGATTCTTCTGGAGTTTCAGATTCTGAGGGTCAAGAAAAGCAGAGTAGGCTTGGTAAAATATTTAAGAAAAGTGTGGTGGCTAGAAGGGTGTTGCTCTTTATCTCTATTCTGGGCATGTGTATGTTGATTGGCGATGGTGTACTTACTCCTGCAATCTCAG TGTTGTCTGCAATTGAAGGCATAAGAGCTCCTTTCCCTAAAGTAAGCAAAT CTACAGTTGAAGCTCTTTCGGCTATAATTCTCATATTTTTGTTTCTGCTACAAAAGTTTGGTACTTCACGTGTGAGCTTCCTTTTTTCCCCTATCATGGGTATGTGGACCTTGACTACTCCTCTGGTTGGGATTTACAGCATCATAAGACACTACCCAGGTGTATTCAAGGCTTTATCACCACATTACATTCTCATGTTTTTCTCCAAAAATGGGAAGGAAGGTTGGCAGTCTCTTGGTGGCACAATCCTCTGCATTACAG GATCTGAAGCCTTATTTGCTGATCTAGGTCATTTTAGCAGAAGTTCCATCCAG CTTGCATTTCTGTTCACTATATACCCATCCCTGGTTTTCACATATGCGGGGCAGACAGCTTATCTCATCAAACACCCCCATGATCATGAAGATGGATTTTACAAGTTCATACCAAGTCAGGTCTATTGGCCTATGTTTGTTATAGCTACGCTTGCAGCTGTTGTAGCTAGTCAATCGTTGATTTCAGCCACCTTTTCACTTGTCAAACAGTCTGTTGTGCTGGATTATTTTCCCCGTGTCAAAGTGGTGCACACTTCCTGTAGCAAAGAAGGCGAGGTTTACTCCCCAGAAATCAACTACATCCTCATGATTCTATGTGTTTCTGTCATACTTATCTTCGGAGATGGAAAAGACATTGGAAATGCCTTTG GTGTTGTTGTCAGTATGGTCATGCTTATAACTACCATACTTCTGACTCTGGTCATGATTGTAATCTGGAGAACCTCACCAGTATTAGTATTCCTATTCTGCTTTACATTTTTAACAATGGAAAGCATATATGTCAGTGCTGTATTGATCAAAATTCCAGAGGGTGGATGGATCCCTTTTGCGATTTCATTCATCCTTGCATTCATCATGTTCGGTTGGTACTATGGACGGCAAAGAAAGGTTGACTATGAGTTGACACACAAGATTAACATTGACAGACTCCGGGTACTATTATCTGATCCTGGTGTACAAAGGGTCCCTGGAATTTGCTTCTTCTACACCAATATTCAAGATGGCTTAACACCTGTGCTTGGACATTACATCAAAAACATGAGATCTCTTCATAAGGTCACTATTTTCACGACCCTACGATACTTATTGGTCCCAAAAGTTGCACCAAATGAGAGAATTATAATCAGCAAATTCGACCTGAAAGGGATTTATGGGTGCATAATTCAATACGGTTATGCAGATTCCTTGCATCTTGAAGGAGGAAACCTTGTGAATCAAGTAATTGTTTGCTTACAGGATTTTATAACACATTACTCTGGGCATTTGTCATGTGATGAAACGGGTATCCAAGAAGAGCTTACGAACTTGGAAGAAGCCATGAATGTTGGTGTTGTGCATGTTGGAGGGAAGACAAGGTTTCATATAGGTCAGAATTGTAGCTGGTTTGACAGAATTATGCTTGCATTTTATGAAGTCATGCACAGTAACTGTCGGTCTTCTCTGCCTGCTTTAGGAGTGCCACTTCCCCAGCGTATGGAAGTTGGTATGCTTTATGAGGCTTGA
- the LOC110783504 gene encoding probable potassium transporter 17 isoform X3, whose translation MPLKSPTEEDYLGIYSIMFWTLSLIGVIKYASIALKADDQGEGGTFALYSLLCRHMRIENLSARDADSSGVSDSEGQEKQSRLGKIFKKSVVARRVLLFISILGMCMLIGDGVLTPAISVLSAIEGIRAPFPKVSKSTVEALSAIILIFLFLLQKFGTSRVSFLFSPIMGMWTLTTPLVGIYSIIRHYPGVFKALSPHYILMFFSKNGKEGWQSLGGTILCITGSEALFADLGHFSRSSIQLAFLFTIYPSLVFTYAGQTAYLIKHPHDHEDGFYKFIPSQVYWPMFVIATLAAVVASQSLISATFSLVKQSVVLDYFPRVKVVHTSCSKEGEVYSPEINYILMILCVSVILIFGDGKDIGNAFGVVVSMVMLITTILLTLVMIVIWRTSPVLVFLFCFTFLTMESIYVSAVLIKIPEGGWIPFAISFILAFIMFGWYYGRQRKVDYELTHKINIDRLRVLLSDPGVQRVPGICFFYTNIQDGLTPVLGHYIKNMRSLHKVTIFTTLRYLLVPKVAPNERIIISKFDLKGIYGCIIQYGYADSLHLEGGNLVNQVIVCLQDFITHYSGHLSCDETGIQEELTNLEEAMNVGVVHVGGKTRFHIGQNCSWFDRIMLAFYEVMHSNCRSSLPALGVPLPQRMEVGMLYEA comes from the exons ATGCCCTTGAAGTCTCCAACAGAAGAGGACTACTTGGGAATTTATAGTATTATGTTTTGGACTCTTAGCCTCATTGGGGTTATCAAGTATGCAAGCATTGCACTCAAAGCTGATGATCAAGGGGAAG GCGGAACATTTGCTCTATATTCATTACTTTGTAGGCACATGAGAATAGAAAATCTTTCTGCAAGAGATGCAGATTCTTCTGGAGTTTCAGATTCTGAGGGTCAAGAAAAGCAGAGTAGGCTTGGTAAAATATTTAAGAAAAGTGTGGTGGCTAGAAGGGTGTTGCTCTTTATCTCTATTCTGGGCATGTGTATGTTGATTGGCGATGGTGTACTTACTCCTGCAATCTCAG TGTTGTCTGCAATTGAAGGCATAAGAGCTCCTTTCCCTAAAGTAAGCAAAT CTACAGTTGAAGCTCTTTCGGCTATAATTCTCATATTTTTGTTTCTGCTACAAAAGTTTGGTACTTCACGTGTGAGCTTCCTTTTTTCCCCTATCATGGGTATGTGGACCTTGACTACTCCTCTGGTTGGGATTTACAGCATCATAAGACACTACCCAGGTGTATTCAAGGCTTTATCACCACATTACATTCTCATGTTTTTCTCCAAAAATGGGAAGGAAGGTTGGCAGTCTCTTGGTGGCACAATCCTCTGCATTACAG GATCTGAAGCCTTATTTGCTGATCTAGGTCATTTTAGCAGAAGTTCCATCCAG CTTGCATTTCTGTTCACTATATACCCATCCCTGGTTTTCACATATGCGGGGCAGACAGCTTATCTCATCAAACACCCCCATGATCATGAAGATGGATTTTACAAGTTCATACCAAGTCAGGTCTATTGGCCTATGTTTGTTATAGCTACGCTTGCAGCTGTTGTAGCTAGTCAATCGTTGATTTCAGCCACCTTTTCACTTGTCAAACAGTCTGTTGTGCTGGATTATTTTCCCCGTGTCAAAGTGGTGCACACTTCCTGTAGCAAAGAAGGCGAGGTTTACTCCCCAGAAATCAACTACATCCTCATGATTCTATGTGTTTCTGTCATACTTATCTTCGGAGATGGAAAAGACATTGGAAATGCCTTTG GTGTTGTTGTCAGTATGGTCATGCTTATAACTACCATACTTCTGACTCTGGTCATGATTGTAATCTGGAGAACCTCACCAGTATTAGTATTCCTATTCTGCTTTACATTTTTAACAATGGAAAGCATATATGTCAGTGCTGTATTGATCAAAATTCCAGAGGGTGGATGGATCCCTTTTGCGATTTCATTCATCCTTGCATTCATCATGTTCGGTTGGTACTATGGACGGCAAAGAAAGGTTGACTATGAGTTGACACACAAGATTAACATTGACAGACTCCGGGTACTATTATCTGATCCTGGTGTACAAAGGGTCCCTGGAATTTGCTTCTTCTACACCAATATTCAAGATGGCTTAACACCTGTGCTTGGACATTACATCAAAAACATGAGATCTCTTCATAAGGTCACTATTTTCACGACCCTACGATACTTATTGGTCCCAAAAGTTGCACCAAATGAGAGAATTATAATCAGCAAATTCGACCTGAAAGGGATTTATGGGTGCATAATTCAATACGGTTATGCAGATTCCTTGCATCTTGAAGGAGGAAACCTTGTGAATCAAGTAATTGTTTGCTTACAGGATTTTATAACACATTACTCTGGGCATTTGTCATGTGATGAAACGGGTATCCAAGAAGAGCTTACGAACTTGGAAGAAGCCATGAATGTTGGTGTTGTGCATGTTGGAGGGAAGACAAGGTTTCATATAGGTCAGAATTGTAGCTGGTTTGACAGAATTATGCTTGCATTTTATGAAGTCATGCACAGTAACTGTCGGTCTTCTCTGCCTGCTTTAGGAGTGCCACTTCCCCAGCGTATGGAAGTTGGTATGCTTTATGAGGCTTGA
- the LOC110783504 gene encoding probable potassium transporter 17 isoform X4: protein MSCCMSLGEKDNQEAIWFPHCVLSFCSGTFALYSLLCRHMRIENLSARDADSSGVSDSEGQEKQSRLGKIFKKSVVARRVLLFISILGMCMLIGDGVLTPAISVLSAIEGIRAPFPKVSKSTVEALSAIILIFLFLLQKFGTSRVSFLFSPIMGMWTLTTPLVGIYSIIRHYPGVFKALSPHYILMFFSKNGKEGWQSLGGTILCITGSEALFADLGHFSRSSIQLAFLFTIYPSLVFTYAGQTAYLIKHPHDHEDGFYKFIPSQVYWPMFVIATLAAVVASQSLISATFSLVKQSVVLDYFPRVKVVHTSCSKEGEVYSPEINYILMILCVSVILIFGDGKDIGNAFGVVVSMVMLITTILLTLVMIVIWRTSPVLVFLFCFTFLTMESIYVSAVLIKIPEGGWIPFAISFILAFIMFGWYYGRQRKVDYELTHKINIDRLRVLLSDPGVQRVPGICFFYTNIQDGLTPVLGHYIKNMRSLHKVTIFTTLRYLLVPKVAPNERIIISKFDLKGIYGCIIQYGYADSLHLEGGNLVNQVIVCLQDFITHYSGHLSCDETGIQEELTNLEEAMNVGVVHVGGKTRFHIGQNCSWFDRIMLAFYEVMHSNCRSSLPALGVPLPQRMEVGMLYEA, encoded by the exons ATGAGCTGCTGTATGTCTTTGGGGGAAAAAGATAATCAAGAAGCCATCTGGTTTCCACATTGTGTGCTCTCATTCTGCA GCGGAACATTTGCTCTATATTCATTACTTTGTAGGCACATGAGAATAGAAAATCTTTCTGCAAGAGATGCAGATTCTTCTGGAGTTTCAGATTCTGAGGGTCAAGAAAAGCAGAGTAGGCTTGGTAAAATATTTAAGAAAAGTGTGGTGGCTAGAAGGGTGTTGCTCTTTATCTCTATTCTGGGCATGTGTATGTTGATTGGCGATGGTGTACTTACTCCTGCAATCTCAG TGTTGTCTGCAATTGAAGGCATAAGAGCTCCTTTCCCTAAAGTAAGCAAAT CTACAGTTGAAGCTCTTTCGGCTATAATTCTCATATTTTTGTTTCTGCTACAAAAGTTTGGTACTTCACGTGTGAGCTTCCTTTTTTCCCCTATCATGGGTATGTGGACCTTGACTACTCCTCTGGTTGGGATTTACAGCATCATAAGACACTACCCAGGTGTATTCAAGGCTTTATCACCACATTACATTCTCATGTTTTTCTCCAAAAATGGGAAGGAAGGTTGGCAGTCTCTTGGTGGCACAATCCTCTGCATTACAG GATCTGAAGCCTTATTTGCTGATCTAGGTCATTTTAGCAGAAGTTCCATCCAG CTTGCATTTCTGTTCACTATATACCCATCCCTGGTTTTCACATATGCGGGGCAGACAGCTTATCTCATCAAACACCCCCATGATCATGAAGATGGATTTTACAAGTTCATACCAAGTCAGGTCTATTGGCCTATGTTTGTTATAGCTACGCTTGCAGCTGTTGTAGCTAGTCAATCGTTGATTTCAGCCACCTTTTCACTTGTCAAACAGTCTGTTGTGCTGGATTATTTTCCCCGTGTCAAAGTGGTGCACACTTCCTGTAGCAAAGAAGGCGAGGTTTACTCCCCAGAAATCAACTACATCCTCATGATTCTATGTGTTTCTGTCATACTTATCTTCGGAGATGGAAAAGACATTGGAAATGCCTTTG GTGTTGTTGTCAGTATGGTCATGCTTATAACTACCATACTTCTGACTCTGGTCATGATTGTAATCTGGAGAACCTCACCAGTATTAGTATTCCTATTCTGCTTTACATTTTTAACAATGGAAAGCATATATGTCAGTGCTGTATTGATCAAAATTCCAGAGGGTGGATGGATCCCTTTTGCGATTTCATTCATCCTTGCATTCATCATGTTCGGTTGGTACTATGGACGGCAAAGAAAGGTTGACTATGAGTTGACACACAAGATTAACATTGACAGACTCCGGGTACTATTATCTGATCCTGGTGTACAAAGGGTCCCTGGAATTTGCTTCTTCTACACCAATATTCAAGATGGCTTAACACCTGTGCTTGGACATTACATCAAAAACATGAGATCTCTTCATAAGGTCACTATTTTCACGACCCTACGATACTTATTGGTCCCAAAAGTTGCACCAAATGAGAGAATTATAATCAGCAAATTCGACCTGAAAGGGATTTATGGGTGCATAATTCAATACGGTTATGCAGATTCCTTGCATCTTGAAGGAGGAAACCTTGTGAATCAAGTAATTGTTTGCTTACAGGATTTTATAACACATTACTCTGGGCATTTGTCATGTGATGAAACGGGTATCCAAGAAGAGCTTACGAACTTGGAAGAAGCCATGAATGTTGGTGTTGTGCATGTTGGAGGGAAGACAAGGTTTCATATAGGTCAGAATTGTAGCTGGTTTGACAGAATTATGCTTGCATTTTATGAAGTCATGCACAGTAACTGTCGGTCTTCTCTGCCTGCTTTAGGAGTGCCACTTCCCCAGCGTATGGAAGTTGGTATGCTTTATGAGGCTTGA